From the Ensifer adhaerens genome, the window GGTCCCGACGGCGTATCCCAGTGCAGCGAGCCGAAAAGTCCGCCGGTGACGGCGAGCGCCCCGATGACCGAGGCAAGCGCCGCCATCACCTCTGGCGAAGTCGAGAAGCGCCGTGCGGTCGCGGCCGGGATGATCAGGAGCGAGGTGATAAGCAGAATGCCGACGATCTTCATGGCGATCGCGATCACAAGCGCCATCAAAAGCATGAAGAAGAGCCGTGTGCGCTCGGGCTTCAGCCCCTCGGCTTCGGCCAGCTCGGGATTGACGGTCGAAGCCAAGAGCGGCCGCCAGAGATAGACGATCGCAAAGATCACCAGGATGCCACCACCCCAGATGATGTCGATATCGGATTCGGAGACCGCGAGAATGTCGCCGAAGAGGAAGCCGACCAGATCGATGCGCACCCAGGTCATGAAGGCGACGATGACGAGGCCGACGGACAGCGCCGAATGGGAGAGGATGCCAAGCAACGCATCCGTCGACAGCGCGCCGCGCCGCTGCAGGAAGAGGAGCAGCACCGAGACGACGGAAGCGACGATGAAGACGCTGAGCATCAGATTGAGCTCGAGCAGCAGCGACAGCGCCACACCGAGCAGCGCCGAATGCGCCATGGTGTCACCGAAATAGGCCATGCGGCGCCAGATGACGAAGCAGCCGAGCGGCCCGGCCATGACGGCGATACCGATGCCAGCGATCAGCGCGCGCACGAAGAAGTCGTCAAGCATCGCGCTTCTCCTTCGCGTCGTAGCCATGCAGCCGGGTGTGATGGCCGCAGCCGCAATCCTCGCCGTGGTCGTGCACGTTTTCCTCGTGATCGTGGTGGTGGCCGTCGCCGGGGTAGCAATGCTCGGTAATCGAACCGTCCGCATGCAGCACCCGGCCATCGGGCAGATGGGTGTGATCGTGGTGGTGGCTGTAGACGGCAAGCGCATTGGCGGCCCGACGTCCGAAGAGCTTCTGGTATTCGGGGCTCTGGCTGACCACCTGCGGCGTGCCGCGGCAGCAGACATGGCCGTTCAGGCAGACGACCGTATCGGTCTCGGCCATGACGATGTGCAGGTCGTGCGAGATCAACAGGATGCCGCAGCCGGTGCGGTTGCGGATCTGCTTGATCAGTTCGTAGAGCGCGATCTCACCGCTGAAATCGACCCCCTGCACCGGCTCGTCGAGTACCAGCAGGTCCGGCTTGCGGGCAATGGCGCGGGCGAGCAGCGCGCGCTGGAACTCGCCACCGGAGAGATGCTGCACCTCGGATTTCGCCAGGTGCAGCACGCCGGTCGCCGACAGCGCTTCCTCGATCTCCCGGCCCTTCAGTGGCCCGGTCAGCGTCATCAGCCGTTCGACCGTCAAAGGCAGCGTCCAGTCGACGCTGAGCTTCTGCGGCACGTAGCCGACCTTCAGGCCCGGCTTGCGCTCGACATAGCCCTCGTCCGGCTTCAGCACGCCGATCGCCGTCTTCGCCGTCGTCGATTTGCCCGAGCCATTCGGCCCGATCAGCGTGACGATCTCGCCCGGGCTGATCGAGAACTCGACGCCGCGCACCAGCCAGCGGCCGTTGCGGCGCACGCCGGTATTGCTGAGATTGACCAGCGGCAGCGTTTCTGGGGAGCGGAAATTCAGCATGAAAAAATTCCGGATTGGATGGTTGCCACTGGCTATCGCACACGTTATAGCATAACGCAATTGATGTAATAACATTACATTACTGCTTCAAGACCGGCAACGGCCTCTCGCAGTGATGCCTCGCATGCCCGACAGCGCGCCCGGTCGATGCGGCCAGGTGCGTCATTCAAGCCCGGAGAACCCGATGAAATCGACATCCGCCCTGCTCTTTGCCTCCACCATGCTCTTCGCCGCGCCGGCATTCGCTGCCGGCCCCAATGTGGTGGTCTCGATCAAGCCGATCCACTCCCTCGTCGCCTCGATCATGCAGGGTGTCGGCGAGCCATCGCTGATCGTCGAGGGCGCGGCCTCCCCGCACACCTACAACATGAAACCCTCCAACGCCTCGGCCCTGCAGGCGGCGAAGGTGGTCTTCTGGGTCGGCCCCGGGCTCGAAGCCTTCCTCGACAAGCCGCTCGATGCGCTTTCCGGTGACGCAAAGGTGGTGGAACTCAGCGAGGCCCCGGGCATCGAGAAGCTGAAGTTCCGCGAAGGCGGTGCCTTCGAAGCCCATGACCACGGCGAAGAGGGCGAGGAAGGCCACAAGCATGCGGAAGGCGAAGCGGAACACGATCACGCCGCAGCGCCGGAAGCGGCCGAAGCGCACGAGGGGCACGATCACGACCACGGTCATGGCGACACCGACATGCACATGTGGCTCGACCCAATGAATGCCAAGGCGATGGCCGCCGAGATCGAAAAGACGCTCGCCGCGGCCGATCCGGACAATGCCGGCGCCTACAAGGCCAATCTGGAAGCGCTGAACAAGCGGCTGGATGGGCTCGACGCCAAGCTGACGGAGACCGTGGCGCCGGTGAAGGACAAGCCCTTCGTCGTCTTCCACGACGCCTACCAGTATTTCGAGCATCGCTACAAGGTCCGCGTCGCCGGCTCGATCACCGTCAGCCCGGAGGTGCTGCCGGGTGCGGAGCGGCTGTCGCAGATCCACGCCAAGATCAAGGAATTGGGTGCAACCTGCGTCTTTGCCGAGCCGCAGTTCGAGCCGAAGCTGATCAATGTGGTGATCGAGGGAACGCCGGCCAAATCCGGCACGCTCGACCCGGAGGCCGGCACACTCGACGCCGGCCCGGACCTCTATTTCCAGATGATGGAAGGCATCGGCACGTCGCTGAAGACCTGCCTCGCCTCGGCAAGCTGACCCGTCCTCCCAAGACGGTTTGGGTGGGCGCCAACTCGAACAAGGGCAGCGCCCACCTCTCTCCGCTGGCAAGACGTGGTATGGCATGCTTGCAAGCGGTTCCCCCCGCACTCCGTCATCCTCGCCCTTGTGGCGGGAATCCAGCGGCCCGACATCCGTCGGGTCAAAAGATTCTTCCGGCCCAATGACTTGGGCCAATCCGCAGTTCCTTTGGAACTGCCAGGGATTCCTGTGACAACCACAGGAATGACGGCCGTTATTGGCCGTGCCCTTGTCATCAGGCCCTCCCGATCAGAGGCGACCTTCTCAGCAGGCTGAGGCGGGCGATCGCGCTCGCCTTTTTCATCCGCAACATTCGTAACGATATAACATTATAGGATCGATCGATGGAAAAGCTTCCCGTCACCGTGCTCTCCGGCTTTCTCGGCGCCGGCAAGACGACCCTGCTCAATCACTTGCTCTCCAACCGCGACGGCCTGCGCGTCGCCGTCATCGTCAATGACATGAGCGAGGTCAACATCGATGCAGCGCTGGTGCGCGACGGCGGCGCCGGTCTGTCGCGCACGGAAGAGGAACTGGTAGAAATGACCAATGGCTGCATCTGTTGCACGCTGCGCGACGATCTCCTGAAGGAGGTCCGCATCCTCGCGGAACAGAGCCGCTTCGACTATCTGCTGATCGAATCGAGCGGCATTTCCGAGCCCCTGCCCGTCGCCACCACCTTCGATTTTCGCGACGAGGACGGTGAAAGCCTGGCCGATGTCGCGCGCCTCGACACGATGGTGACGGTCGTCGACGCCGTGAACCTGATCGCTAACTATTCCTCGCTCGATTTCCTCGCCGATCGCGGTGAGACCGCCGGCGAAGGCGATACGCGCACGCTGGTCGACCTCCTGGTCGAGCAGATCGAATTTGCCGATGTCGTCGTCCTCAACAAGATCGGCACGGCGACGCCCGAGCAGGTGGATGCCGCCCGCAAGATCATCGTCGGGCTCAATCCCGATGCGCGGCTGATCGAGACCGATTTCGGCAAGGTCAACCTGCGCGAGGTGCTTGGAACCGGCCGCTTCGATCTCGCCAAGGCGGAAGAGCATCCGCTCTGGTACAAGGAACTGCATGGTTTCAAAGACCACATCCCGGAGACCGAGGAGTATGGCATCCGCTCCTTCGTCTATCGTGCCCGCCGTCCGCTCGACCCCATGCGCTTCCAGGCGTTCCTCAACCGCTCCTGGCCGGGCGTGCTCCGCGCCAAGGGTTTCTTCTGGCTCGCGACCCGCCCACACTACGTCGGCGAGATCAGCCAGGCGGGGCCGCTGGTCCGTACAGGAAAGATGGGCCTTTGGTGGTCGGCCGTGCCGAAGGAGCAGTGGCCGCGTGATCCGGGTTTCCTGAAGGCAGTCGGTCCCTACCTGGATCCGGTCTGGGGCGATCGCCGCCAGGAGATCGTGTTCATCGGCGCCGACCCGATGGACGAGGCAAATCTTCGCGCCGAACTCGACGCCTGCTTGATTGCCGACGAGAGCTTCCATCCGGAGCGCTGGCGCGATCTCGCCGATCCCTTCGCCAGCTGGTCGCCACGGGCCGCCTGATGGCAGACACTGCGCGCGCGCCGCGCCGACCACGCTTCATCTGCATGGCGCTCAACTCCGCCGGGCGTCCGGTGCCGATGTTCGATCCCTTTCTCGGGGATGCACCCGGGAGCGAAGTGGATATGCTGGATGTAGCGGGCGAGATCGAAGGACTGCTGTTTGGAGAACGACCGGGCGCCGTCACCGCCCTTGGAAACGGCAAAGGGGCGGCGTAGTGAACGCCACCCCTTTGTTGTATCGGCGATCCGTGAGGATCAGCGAACCGTGGTCAGGCCGACGATGACGCCGGTTGCAAGGCTGATCAGCAGGAAGTCGTTGCCAGACCGCACCCACTGCTGGCCGCGCGGCGGCGGGCGCAGCTTGTAGTAACGGTAGTCGCGCACCTGCGCCATGTGGCGGCGTTCGGCCGGCGACAGGCGATGACCGCGCGCCCAGCGCTCCTTCTTCTTGACGATCACGCGCTTCTCGATCGTGACGTGCTTGTCGACATGGCGGTCGACGTGACGATCCATATGGCGATCGCCATTCCGGTCGATTGGGCGGCGGGAGCGATCATAATTCTGCGCCACCTCGAAAGATCCTGCCGGCTGGGCAAGGGCCGCGACCGGCGTGATCAGAACGGAGCTGGCGACCAGCGCGATCAGGAGACGTTTCATTCGGGTGTCCTTTCGTTGTATGCACCCGGAAACTAGGCCACGCTTCCTGAACCGAATATGAAACTCTACATTACAAATACGTAATGATATCTGATGCTTATTCGTATTTTCTAATGTTTTTGCATTAGCCCGCACCAAGACTGACGTAACGGAAGCAATCGAAATCGGCGGGCTTGCCGGCACCGGATGTATCGAAGGCGAACATGCCGGCGAAGGCGCCGGTGAAGGATCCATGCTCGCCGCGGCCACCCTCGTCCGAGACCACGCCCGCATCGAGAACCGGGCCGACCGCGCGCCAATCGCCTGCCCGCCTCTCCCGCCAGAAGAACTGCAGATCGTTGTCGCGGATCTCCATGGCAAGCTCGATCGGGCCATCCGGAATGGCGACGCCGCTGCCAAGCGGAAATTCCAGCCGGCCATGCGGGAAATCACCCGGACATGACAGGATCGTCAGCGCCCGCCCCAGCGTTTCATGCCAGGTGACGCCGAGTGCATGGAACTTGTGGCGGTTGTAGTAATGCGTCAGGCCCGCGACCTGCTGGTAGGTTTCGGCCGTGAAGTCGACGGCTGTTTCGGCGCGGAAGGAATGATGCTCCTGCCGCCGCGCCACCAGCGCCTGCTCGAACCAGCTGCCGATGCTCTCGCGGCCGAAGAGCCGGAGATGACCGGCTCTCCTCTCCGGCGAGAAGATCCGCTCCGGCCGCGGCGTGCGCAGCCACTGGAACTCCAGAGGAAGTGCGTCGTCGTCGAAATCCGTCTCCACGACATCAGGCGCCTGCAGCTCTTCCACCGGCCCCGGCGCGGGCACGAGCACCTCTGGCACCGGGCCGCCATTCTCCAGATAGAGCCAGCCGTCGTCGCGCCAGACGCATTTCTGCAGCGCCGTCTCGCGGCCGAGCGTGCAGCGGCGCAGAGGCGCAAGCGGCCGGCCGGTCAGGTGCGTGTGATAGGCCTGGCCATCAGGCGTTTCGACATATTGCCCGTGACCGGCACGCTGCAACGGCGCATCCGGGTGATCCTTTGACGTGATCAGATAGGTATCCGGGTGCATTTCATAGGGGCCGTCGATGGAGCGTGAGCGCGCCATTGTGACGGCGTGGTCGTAGCCGGTGCCGCCTTCCGCCGTCGTCAGGTAATACCAGCCGTTCTTCTTGAAGAGATGCGGACCCTCGACGAGGCCGAGCGGCGAACCGGCAAAGATGTTCTTCACCGGGCCGACGAGCTTGCGGGTGCGCTCGTCCCACTCCTGCAGCAGGATGCCGTCGAAGGCCGGATGTTTCGGCGAACCGCCGAAGCTTTCAGTCCGGTGGTTCCACTGCATGTTGAGGAACCACTTGCGCCCATCGTCGTCATGAAACAGCGACGGGTCGAAGCCTGAGGAATTGACGTAGACCGGATCCGACCAGGTCGTCTCGATCGCCTCTGCCGTGACGATGTAATTGTGCGCGTCCTTGAAGTTGCCGTCGAAGCGCTTGACGTCGGTGTAGACCAGCCAGAACAGGCCGTCGTCGTAAGAGAGACACGGCGCCCAGATGCCGCAGCTGTCCGGGTTGCCGCGCATGTCGAGTTGGCTTGCGCGCTCCAGCGGCCGGCGGATGACCTTCCAGTTCACCAGATCCCGCGAGTGGTGGATCTGCACGCCCGGGTACCATTCGAAGGTAGAGGTCGCGATGTAATAGTCGTCTCCGACGCGGCAGATCGATGGGTCCGGGTTGAAGCCCCTAAGGATCGGGTTGCGGATCATGGCGGTCATGTTTTAGGCGTCCTCCGTTGGTGCGCGCATCCGATCTTAAAAATCATACGATTTCAAGACTGCAACGTTGCAGTAAGACGCACGCACCGACCTCCGTGGCCACCTTTCCACACCGATTCGCACGGCTTGCGGGCCGGCAGGAACCGCCCGCCCATCGTCGGGCAGCCGTTGCAAAACGGGTTTGCACAAACAATGAGCAGAGCGCCGTGACAGCCTATTCTACTTTAGTCGGAGGCGGCCGAACTACACGGGAAAATCGCATCTCGGACTTGAACGCTCGCTTGAAATCGGCACTCTGGCTGTGCTTGGCACAACAACGATAAGAGCCACTGCGGGGAGGAAATCGATGAGAGCTTTGCTCGGCTTCAGCCGACTTATAGACACGATCACGGAATTCATCGGCAAGGCGGTTTCATGGCTCATCCTGGCGGCCGTGCTCGTCAGCGCCGGAAACGCCGTCATCCGAAAGATCTTCAACATGTCGTCGAACGCCTGGCTCGAGGCACAATGGTACCTGTTCGGCGCCGCCTTCATGTTCGCCGCCGCCTACACGCTCAGCCAGAACGAACATATCCGCATCGACGTGGTGTACGGCCAGTTCTCGCGCCGCGTGCAGCACTGGATCGACCTGCTGGGGCATATCTTCTTCCTGATGCCCTTCGTGCTGCTGGTGCTCTATTACCTCTTCCCCTACGTGAAGATGTCCTACGTATCGGGCGAGGTCTCTTCCTCGGCCGGCGGCCTGATCATCTGGCCCGCCAAGGCCATCCTGCTCTTCGGCTTTCTGCTGCTCGCGTTTCAGGGCGTATCCGAGATCATCAAGAAGATCGCGATCATGACCGGCAACATGGAGGACCCGACACCCTACGTGCCGACCCATGCGCCGCTTGACGATGTCGTTTCGCCGGAGACCCGTCCATGATCGAATTCATCGCTGAAAACCTGGCGCCGATCATGTTCGCGTCGCTGATCGTGTTCCTGTTGCTGGGATACCCGGTCGCCTTCTCCCTCGCCGCCAACGGCCTCCTGTTCTTCATCATCGGCGTCGAACTCGCACCGCTGTCGGACTCGATCAATCTTTCCTGGCCGCTGCTCAATGCGCTGCCGGACCGGTTCTGGGGGGTGATGTCGAACGACACATTGCTTGCCATCCCCTTCTTTACCTTCATGGGGATCGTCCTCGAGAAATCGGGCATGGCCGAAGACCTGCTCGACACGATCGGCCAGCTCTTCGGACCGATCCGCGGCGGTCTTGCCTATGCGGTCATCTTCGTCGGCGCGCTGCTTGCAGCCACCACCGGTGTCGTTGCCGCCTCGGTCATCGCCATGGGCCTGATCTCGCTGCCGATCATGCTGCGCTACGGCTATGACCGGAAGGTCGCCTCGGGCGTCATCGCCGCCTCGGGCACGCTTGCCCAGATCATCCCGCCGTCGCTCGTCCTGATCGTCCTTGCCGATCAGCTCGGCCGCTCGGTCGGCGACATGTATGCCGGCGCCCTGATCCCGGGCCTCGTGCTCACGGGTCTCTACATGGTCTACATTCTGATCATGACGGTCCTGAAGCGTGACTCGATGCCGGCGCTGCCACCGGAAGCCCGCACGCTCGGCTCCGGCGTCACCTCGCTGATCATCGCGCTCATCGTCGCCGGCGCCTTTGCCTATGCGGCGCATGTCTACCTCTATCCGACCCATGGCGAGAACGCCGATATCCTCGGCGCAACCGTGGGCGTCGCCTTCATCTACGTCGTCGCCCTGCTCGATCGCGGCCTGAAGATCAATGCGATGTCCAGGCTCGCCCAGCAGGTCATCATCGTGCTGATCCCGCCGCTGGCGCTGATCTTCCTCGTTCTCGGCACCATCTTCCTCGGCATCGCCACGCCGACCGAAGGCGGCGCCATGGGGGCCGTCGGTGCGCTGATCATGGCTGCCGCCAAGGGCCGGCTCCACATGGACGTCGTGCGTGGCGCGCTGACGGCAACGACACGGCTTTCGGCCTTCGTGCTGTTCATCCTCATCGGTGCGCGCGTCTTCTCGCTCACCTTCTACGGGGTCAACGGCCACCTCTGGGTCGAATATCTGCTGACGGCAATGCCGGGCGGCGAAACCGGCTTCCTGATCGCCGTCAACCTGCTCGTCTTCTTCCTGGCCTTCTTCCTGGATTTCTTCGAGCTCGCCTTCATCATCGTGCCGCTCCTGGCGCCCGCTGCCGACAAGCTCGGCATCGACCTCATCTGGTTCGGCGTGTTGCTCGGCATCAACATGCAGACGAGCTTCATGCATCCGCCCTTCGGCTTCGCGCTCTTCTATCTGCGCTCGGTCGCGGCAAAGGTTCCCTATCTCGACAAGCTCACCGGCAAGACGATCCAACCGGTGACGACCGGCCAGATCTACTGGGGTGCGGTGCCCTTCGTCGGCATCCAGATCCTGATGGTGGCGCTGACGATCATGTTCCCGCAGATGGTCATGCACTACAAGGGAACGGGACCGGTCGTCGACCCGAACACCATCAAGATCGAGGTTCCGGGATTTGCTCCGGGCGGCGGTCTCGGACTTCCGGACAATGGCGGCGGGCTCGGACTGCCGGGTGGCCTGCAGCTTCCGGGCGGCAGCCCGCTGGACCAGAAGCCCGCCGACCAGGGCGGCGGCGCTCAACCGCAGCCGGCACCGTCAAACGACCTCAGCCAGCCGCCGTCGTTTGGCACGGGTGCCCAGCCGCAGCCAGCGCCTTCAAACGATCTCAGCCAGCCGCCGTCGTTCAAGTAAGAAGGCTGACACACCAAACAGAAGGGCGGCCGCGCAAGGGTCGCCCTTTTCGTTTGCCGACAACGATGAACGATGCCTGCAGGCGGTCGGGCGCAACACACACTCTCCCTCATCCCCGTGCCTGTCAGAGGAATCCAGTCAACCCAAGTCCTCGGGCTGAAAAGAGCCTTTCGATCCGACGGACGCCGGATCGCTGGATCCCGCAAGGGCGAAGATGGGGGAGAACGAGGCACGCATATCGCCACAAGCAATCGTCGAGATCTGTCAACAATCTCAGGGCAGCCCCACCAAACGCACTCGCTCAATCGATCCGCTTGGCCGGGTTGTCGCGATACCAGTCGACGATCATGGGCATCATCTCTTCGAACGGACCTCCGACGAAGACATTGAGCAGCCCCATGCGCGCGGCGCTTTCATTGCGAAAATCATGCATCGTCCCGCGCGGGATGACGCAAAGCGAGCCCTTCGGCATCTGGTGCCAGATGTCGCCGACGAGCACGCTGGCGGTGCCCTCGATCACATAGAAGATCTCGTCATTGTCATCGTGCTTGTGGGCGCCCGGCCCCTCGTGTCGGGCCTCCAGCCACCATTCCGAGACGGAAAAGCGCCCCGCGGTCTCCGGCCCATCGGCTTTGAACACCGCCTGGATCGCGCCCATTTCGTACCGCCGGCCGCCATCGGGGCCGAGCACGACCGATTGAGCTTCGCTTGGCATGGCTGCTCCTCCGCTCCGTTGAGGCCGCAACCCTACCACGAAATCGCTTTGTTGGCCGGTCGATGTCTTCAGACGAAAAAGCCGCCCGCAACAGATGTTGCGAACGGCTCCTGACCTGTCGGCAATAGGCGAAAAGCTTAGAGCTTGCCGCCGCGCTGCTGGATCATCATGAAGGTATCGTAGTTGTATTCGGCGATCTGGGCGTTGAGGTAGTACTCGCCGCGGAAGGCCTTGATCGAGTCCCAGATCTTCTTGAAGGTCGGGTTCGAGTCTTCCATTTCGGCATAGACTTCGTTTGCCTTGTCGAAGCAGGCCGAGAGGATTTCGGCGCTGAACGGGCTGAGCTTGGCGCCGGACGCAACGAGGCGCTTGATCGCCGCCGGGTTCAGATAGTCGTACTTCTGCAGCATGTTCGCGTCGGTCGCATGGCACGCGGTGCGCAGCAGCGACTGGTAGTTCTTCGGCAGACCCTCGAAGGCCGCCTTGTTGAACATGGCGTGAACCGTTGGGCCACCTTCCCACCAGCCGGGATAATAGTAGTAGGGCGCGACCTTGTAGAAGCCGAGCTTCTCGTCGTCATATGGGCCGACCCATTCGGCAGCGTCGATGGTGCCTTTTTCCAGTGCCGGATAGATGTCGCCGCCGGCGATCTGCTGCGGCACGACGCCGAGCTTTTCGACGACCTTGCCGGCGAAACCGCCGATACGCATCTTCAGGCCCTGCATGTCGGCGACCGTCTTGATCTCCTTGCGGAACCAGCCGCCCATCTGCACGCCGGTGTTGCCGCCGGGGAAGCCGACAAGGCCCTGGGTGCCGAGGAATTCGTTGAAGAGATCGATCCCACCGCCGTGATAGTGCCAGGCGTTCATGCCGCGCGCGTTGAGCGCGAAGGGAACGGCCGCACCGAGCGCCCAGGTCGGGTCCTTGCCCCAGTAGTAGTAGGCGACCGTGTGGCAGGCCTCGACCGTACCGGCCGCAGCGGCGTCAGCCGCCTGCAGGCCGGGCACGATTTCGCCGGCTGCAAAGACCTGGATCTGGAAAGCGCCGTCGGTTGCTTCGGACACGTATTTCGCCAGCACTTCGCCGCCGCCATAGATCGTGTCGAGAGACTTCGGGAACGACGACGCCAGGCGCCAGTTGACCTTGGGGTTTGCCTGCGCGATGGCCGGCGTCGCAAGCGCGGCAGCACCTGCGGCCGCCAAGCCGCCGAGGCTTGCGTTTTTGATAAATGAACGGCGATCCATGGTTCCTCCCCTAGTTCTCGCCTGAAGGGCGGGCGCGATCAGCGCCACCACCCACTTATCCACCCCCTGCCCCTTCCCGGCCGATGGTGGCTCCTCCTCGTTACCCGCCGAAAGCGACACGGATCCGCGTCGCAACCGGTGGGCATTGTCGCACCTTACAGAAACACAAAACCATGTCCAGAAGGCGCCTTCCGGCGCATATTCGACTTTTGTCTAATGCGCCGGAAGATAGCCCGGTCTGCCCAAAATCAAGGCAAATCAATGTTTTCAGCAGACCTCAGCGTTCGGCCGAGGAGGCCCAGAGGTTGATGTCGGCTTCGCGTGCATAGAGATCGATTTCCGCCAGTTCGTCTGCCGTGAACGTGTCGTTCTCCAGCGCCTTGACGCAATCGACGATCTGCTCGGAGCGGCTGGCGCCGATCAGCGCCGAGGTGATCCGGCCTTCGCGCAGCACCCAGGCAAGCGCCATCTGCGCCAGCGTCTGGCCGCGCTTTTCAGCAATGCCGTTCAGCTTGCGAATGTTGTCGATGATCTCCGGACGAATGAAGTCCTTCTTCAGGAAGTGGTTCTGCGCCGCGCGGCTGTCGCTCGGAATGCCCTGCAGATACTTGGTCGTCAGCATGCCTTGAGCGAGCGGCGAGAAGACGATCGAGCCGATGCCGAGATCTTCGAGCGTGTGGATCAGGCCATCATCTTCGATCCAGCGGTTGAGCATGGAATAGCTCGGCTGGTGGATGAGGCACGGCGTGCCAAGATCCTTCAGGATCGCCGCCGCCTCGCGGGTGCGCTGCGAGTTGTAGGAGGAGATGCCGACATAGAGCGCCCGGCCGGACCGCACGATATGATCGAGCGCGCCGCAGGTTTCCTCAAGCGGCGTCTCCGGATCGAAGCGGTGCGAATAGAAGATGTCGACATAGTCGAGACCCATGCGCTTCAGGCTCTGGTCGCAGGAGGCGATCATGTACTTGCGGCTGCCCCATTCGCCATAGGGACCGGCCCACATGTCGTAGCCGGCCTTGGACGAGATGATCAGCTCGTCGCGCAGGCCCGCGAAATCCGTGCGCATGATTTCGCCGAAGGCGGTCTCGGCCGAGCCCGGAGGCGGGCCGTAATTGTTGGCGAGGTCGAAATGGGTGATGCCGAGATCAAACGCGGTGCGGCACATGTCGACCTTGCGGTCATGCGGCGTGTCGCCACCGAAATTGTGCCAGAGCCCCAGCGAAATCGCAGGCAGCTTCAGGCCGGAACGGCCGACGCGGTTATACTTCATGGTGTCGTAGCGGTTTTCCGCCGGTAGCCAGGTCATCGCAAATCCTCCGCGATCGGTATCCGGATGGCGTGGGAACAGCCATCCAGCGAACTCAAGGGGCTCCGCAGTGCTCGCGGAAACCCCACAGGAAAAGCTCTAGCGCATATGCGGAAGACCCGGAATCGATATCGAGGTGATTTGCACACTTTCGCGTTGCGGCCCAGGCTGCCTAAACCGCCTGGAGGTTATCCGATTTCGCCAAGAGCAAACGGTCGTCGTGTGTTTCATATCGGGTAGCTGGCGTTCGCCCCGTCGCAGGTACCGGCGTCGACAGGAGTTTCACCGGCAACGGGAAAGGCACATTCCGACCAGACGCTTCGATGCGCTCTTTTTTTGAAAGCATCATGTCAAGCAGTCCGGCATTGCTCTCGGTGGTACAAAGCCAATCCGGCGCCAATTCGTGACGTACGAAACTGGAATCCTCCGATCGCACGCCGATCATGGCGAGAAGCTTCACCTCCGTACTTTCGGCTCGCTTGTCACCAGGCTCGCACCATTGCGTACCGCCCGAAGCTATATCCATTGCGACATCCGGCGCCATGAGATGAAGGATGAGTATCGCCGTTGCAGCATCGCATTCGGGCTGCGTCACAACCCATAACAGGACGTCGTAGAGCTCTTCGTAGTCCCAATTGAGACCAGGCAACAGATGCCACAGATCTGGATCTCGCGGCGCTTCAGTCCTCAACCACTGCAAAATGTCTGGAATCTCCCAGAAATAATATTCTGCCGCCCAACGGGCATCCGAGGCCCGTTTAGCCTCCGCGTCGAGCTTGGCTTGGCGCCTCACCCGCCTGTACCTGGCCACGCGATCGATCATCCGTCGGGCGTACGATCTGCGTGGCGGCGGCCCACCGTAAATGTCGCGCAATTGTTGGAACGTCTTCTGCTCTTGCTTGGAAAGCCGGGTGAGCGTGCGCTTGAATTCGCGATCGTTCATGCACGTTGTCGCGTGCAACAATTCGACAAAGCGCATCTCACGTTTGGTAAGGTCGGCAAATGCCGGCGGCGGACCA encodes:
- the znuB gene encoding zinc ABC transporter permease subunit ZnuB gives rise to the protein MLDDFFVRALIAGIGIAVMAGPLGCFVIWRRMAYFGDTMAHSALLGVALSLLLELNLMLSVFIVASVVSVLLLFLQRRGALSTDALLGILSHSALSVGLVIVAFMTWVRIDLVGFLFGDILAVSESDIDIIWGGGILVIFAIVYLWRPLLASTVNPELAEAEGLKPERTRLFFMLLMALVIAIAMKIVGILLITSLLIIPAATARRFSTSPEVMAALASVIGALAVTGGLFGSLHWDTPSGPSIVVAAVGLFVLSLLPIGRRPIEAAHHSTPGGHH
- a CDS encoding metal ABC transporter ATP-binding protein translates to MLNFRSPETLPLVNLSNTGVRRNGRWLVRGVEFSISPGEIVTLIGPNGSGKSTTAKTAIGVLKPDEGYVERKPGLKVGYVPQKLSVDWTLPLTVERLMTLTGPLKGREIEEALSATGVLHLAKSEVQHLSGGEFQRALLARAIARKPDLLVLDEPVQGVDFSGEIALYELIKQIRNRTGCGILLISHDLHIVMAETDTVVCLNGHVCCRGTPQVVSQSPEYQKLFGRRAANALAVYSHHHDHTHLPDGRVLHADGSITEHCYPGDGHHHDHEENVHDHGEDCGCGHHTRLHGYDAKEKRDA
- the znuA gene encoding zinc ABC transporter substrate-binding protein ZnuA: MKSTSALLFASTMLFAAPAFAAGPNVVVSIKPIHSLVASIMQGVGEPSLIVEGAASPHTYNMKPSNASALQAAKVVFWVGPGLEAFLDKPLDALSGDAKVVELSEAPGIEKLKFREGGAFEAHDHGEEGEEGHKHAEGEAEHDHAAAPEAAEAHEGHDHDHGHGDTDMHMWLDPMNAKAMAAEIEKTLAAADPDNAGAYKANLEALNKRLDGLDAKLTETVAPVKDKPFVVFHDAYQYFEHRYKVRVAGSITVSPEVLPGAERLSQIHAKIKELGATCVFAEPQFEPKLINVVIEGTPAKSGTLDPEAGTLDAGPDLYFQMMEGIGTSLKTCLASAS
- a CDS encoding GTP-binding protein, with the protein product MEKLPVTVLSGFLGAGKTTLLNHLLSNRDGLRVAVIVNDMSEVNIDAALVRDGGAGLSRTEEELVEMTNGCICCTLRDDLLKEVRILAEQSRFDYLLIESSGISEPLPVATTFDFRDEDGESLADVARLDTMVTVVDAVNLIANYSSLDFLADRGETAGEGDTRTLVDLLVEQIEFADVVVLNKIGTATPEQVDAARKIIVGLNPDARLIETDFGKVNLREVLGTGRFDLAKAEEHPLWYKELHGFKDHIPETEEYGIRSFVYRARRPLDPMRFQAFLNRSWPGVLRAKGFFWLATRPHYVGEISQAGPLVRTGKMGLWWSAVPKEQWPRDPGFLKAVGPYLDPVWGDRRQEIVFIGADPMDEANLRAELDACLIADESFHPERWRDLADPFASWSPRAA
- a CDS encoding RcnB family protein, translating into MKRLLIALVASSVLITPVAALAQPAGSFEVAQNYDRSRRPIDRNGDRHMDRHVDRHVDKHVTIEKRVIVKKKERWARGHRLSPAERRHMAQVRDYRYYKLRPPPRGQQWVRSGNDFLLISLATGVIVGLTTVR